A window of Mangifera indica cultivar Alphonso chromosome 13, CATAS_Mindica_2.1, whole genome shotgun sequence contains these coding sequences:
- the LOC123194960 gene encoding NAC domain-containing protein 67-like, with protein sequence MEEKEEKQISDGNAFFDLFPPGYRFKPSDDELVVHYLRKKILNEPLPPNRMVEVELYKRNPQDLAVPLVLEFLEMEMLLILELKFVSLAFVVFGFKPEKIGSFPENYIPYEDNEWYFFTPRDRKYKNGERPSRSAGDGYWRATATERPVKHNGVQVGCRKGLVFYEGKFPNGNKTDWIMHEFTAGNLPRRKVSEVEADMRLDDWVLCRLYNKADKYSKGPSCSRYRRVPDQEPENEVLPQIQDRGKMPIVEESKMLPQESFFPPFEQMYSSYNQANPMGFNYSDNSPFFHGCQSGLIEGSETLYTQLGQNPMIYSMMSGYHQNPNPMLPQELFSSANIINQEQLNDYHSDDPGASTSVISTTNYDNKLKKHL encoded by the exons ATGGAGGAGAAAGAGGAGAAGCAAATAAGCGATGGGAATGCTTTTTTTGATTTGTTTCCGCCGGGTTATCGTTTCAAGCCTAGTGACGATGAGCTTGTGGTACATTACTTGAGGAAGAAGATACTGAATGAGCCTTTGCCGCCCAATCGGATGGTGGAGGTTGAGCTTTATAAGAGAAATCCACAGGACCTTGCAG TGCCTTTAGTTCTTGAGTTCCTTGAAATGGAAATGCTTTTAATTCTTGAGCTGAAGTTTGTATCTTTGGCATTTGTTGTGTTTGGTTTTAAACCAGAAAAGATTGGTTCTTTTCCTG AGAATTACATTCCCTATGAAGACAACGAATGGTATTTCTTTACCCCAAGAGATAGAAAGTACAAGAATGGGGAGAGGCCTAGTCGATCTGCCGGAGATGGATACTGGAGGGCTACTGCAACTGAAAGACCTGTCAAGCATAATGGAGTTCAAGTTGGATGCCGGAAGGGCTTAGTCTTCTACGAGGGAAAATTTCCCAACGGTAACAAAACTGACTGGATTATGCACGAATTTACGGCGGGCAATCTCCCTAGGAGAAAAGTGTCTGAAGTTGAAGCTGATATGCGG CTTGATGACTGGGTGTTGTGTAGGCTATATAATAAGGCTGACAAGTATTCTAAAGGTCCAAGTTGTTCAAGATACAGGCGAGTCCCGGATCAAGAGCCTGAAAATGAAGTTCTCCCTCAGATTCAAGACCGCGGGAAAATGCCAATAGTAGAGGAATCCAAAATGCTGCCCCAGGAAAGCTTCTTTCCGCCCTTTGAGCAAATGTATAGTTCTTACAACCAGGCAAATCCAATGGGGTTCAATTATAGTGATAATTCTCCATTTTTTCATGGCTGTCAAAGCGGCCTGATTGAAGGCTCTGAAACTTTATACACTCAGCTTGGGCAGAATCCGATGATTTACTCTATGATGTCTGGTTATCATCAGAATCCTAATCCAATGTTGCCTCAAGAACTATTTTCTTCTGCGAATATCATAAATCAGGAGCAGTTAAATGACTATCACTCAGATGATCCAGGGGCTTCAACCTCTGTCATTTCTACGACCAATTATGATAACAAGCTGAAAAAGCATCTCTAG